A genomic region of Solanum dulcamara chromosome 2, daSolDulc1.2, whole genome shotgun sequence contains the following coding sequences:
- the LOC129880506 gene encoding leucine-rich repeat extensin-like protein 4, whose amino-acid sequence MGGSCLVVLLLQVIVTEIAGADAGFGVGVGGGGVWFGGGINTPSPGGAPSGSVPRQNAAYTALQTWKSAITDDPMGILKNWVGPNVCTYRGIFCSNSEDYMGNPTDPVVTGIDLNHANLQGTLVKELSFLTDISLIHLNTNRFSGIIPQTFREISSLVELDLSNNHFSGAFPTTVLFIPNLLYLDLRFNSFSGTIPEDLFNKKLDAIFLNNNQFDGELPQSLGNSPASVINFANNKFTGSIPFSLGYMGPRIKEILFLNNQLNGCIPEGVGLWTNLQVLDVSLNSLMGHLPDTISCLSGIEVLNLGHNKLSGDLPDLVCSLRNLVNLTLAYNFFSELSQDCDKLPLRNVGIDFSLNCIPGRQMQRPQPECSVIPGGSLSCLRVPAVKPLVCG is encoded by the coding sequence ATGGGGGGAAGTTGCCTTGTGGTTTTGCTCCTTCAAGTCATAGTTACTGAAATTGCTGGTGCCGATGCTGGCTTTGGCGTTGGTGTTGGAGGTGGGGGTGTTTGGTTTGGTGGAGGGATCAACACCCCAAGCCCAGGAGGAGCTCCTTCTGGTTCTGTCCCAAGGCAAAATGCGGCTTACACTGCTCTTCAAACATGGAAATCTGCAATCACTGATGATCCAATGGGGATTTTGAAGAATTGGGTGGGTCCAAATGTGTGCACTTACAGAGGAATCTTCTGCTCAAACTCTGAAGATTACATGGGCAACCCAACAGACCCAGTTGTTACAGGTATAGATCTCAATCATGCAAATCTTCAAGGCACTCTTGTAAAAGAACTATCTTTCTTAACAGATATTTCTCTCATTCACCTCAATACCAACAGATTTTCAGGTATAATCCCACAAACATTCAGAGAGATCTCTTCACTCGTTGAGTTAGACCTTAGTAACAACCATTTCTCTGGTGCATTCCCTACCACAGTACTATTCATCCCAAATCTCCTTTATTTAGATCTTAGATTTAATAGCTTCTCAGGGACAATACCTGAGGATCTCTTCAACAAAAAACTTGATGCTATTTTTCTCAATAATAACCAGTTTGATGGTGAACTTCCTCAGAGTTTAGGGAATTCCCCTGCTTCAGTGATTAATTTTGCTAATAATAAGTTTACTGGGAGCATTCCTTTTAGTTTGGGGTACATGGGTCCCAGAATTAAGGAGATTTTGTTCTTAAACAACCAGCTAAATGGTTGTATACCAGAAGGTGTGGGATTGTGGACAAATTTGCAAGTTCTGGATGTGAGTTTAAATTCACTAATGGGGCATTTGCCTGATACCATTTCTTGCTTGAGTGGCATTGAAGTTCTCAACTTGGGACATAACAAGTTATCTGGGGATTTACCAGACTTGGTTTGTTCACTAAGAAACCTTGTGAATTTGACTCTTGCTTACAATTTCTTCTCTGAGTTGAGCCAAGATTGTGACAAACTTCCCTTGAGaaatgtgggtattgatttcTCATTGAACTGTATTCCAGGAAGGCAAATGCAAAGGCCTCAACCTGAATGCTCTGTCATTCCAGGTGGCAGTCTCAGTTGCCTTAGAGTACCTGCAGTAAAGCCTCTTGTTTGTGGATGA